In the genome of Pseudomonas fluorescens, the window GCCGGCCCATGGCATCACCCCCAAAGCGGTGATCGAAGGCCCGCCTCGCCGCCAGTGTCCGATCCTGCTGCGCCAGACCAGCTTCAAGGCCCTGGACGAGCCGATTGCCTTTACCGATCAAAGCGAGGCTCGCGGCAGCCACAGTGCCCGCTTCGGCGAGATCGAACAGCGCGGTGCCGCCCTCACGCCCAAAGGCCGCGCACTCTACGACCGCTTGCTCAATGCCGCACGGGACGAACTCAAGGACTTCCCCAGCGAAGCCAACGCCGCGCGCTACAACGCCCTGATGGCGCAGCATTTCAGCGAGTTCCCTGACACCTGGGAAGACATGCGCCAACAGGGCCTGGCTTACTTCCGCTACTTCGTGACGGAAAAAGGCCTGGCGGCGGGCGACCTGAAAAACGCCCCTCTGGAAGACCTGATCAACAGCGCTTGCCTGCGGGTTGAACCACTGGTGTACGAAGACTTCCTGCCCGTCAGCGCGGCGGGGATTTTTCAGTCGAACCTGGGGGACGCGGCACAAACCCGTTACGGGGTGCATGCCAATCAGCAGGCATTCGAACAGGCCCTGGGGCGTTCGACGATCGATGAACTGGAGCTGTACGCCGAGAGCCAGCGGCGTTCGATCGAAGAGTGTTTCACCGCGTTGGCCGATGTTGTTCAAGTCAATAAAAAACATGACTGAACGATTTCTCATAACTCAATAAAAAAAAGGGCGACCTACAGGTCTCCCGGTTTTTTTATATCCAAAACTTTCAGTGCAGCAAACAAAGTGTTCGCCCAGTGCAATGGCCTCGGCAATCCATGCACTGGTAAAGAGCCCTGACACTGGGCGAACGGAAAGTATTTTAGTAGAAGCGAATTAATATGTCCGTGCCGCAAAGATGAAATTTATCGACACAATGTTTAACAGGATGTTGATTTAAATACTATGCAACACGGAGTCTCAAACTCACCAGTTCGACCATTATGAGCTGATTATTCCTATACAAAACTTGCACAAAAACAATCAGCCCGTATAGAACCATTACTCGATATCAGTGCTTGCTGGTCACCGTCAATACGTCGGTATAAACCACGTTGACGCTTTGTCCGACTTTCAAGTCCTTGAGTTTGGCCTGGACTTCAGGTCGCTTGACGTCGACGGTCTTGGACTTGCCTTCCGGGTTTTCGAAGGTCACCTGGTTTTTCTTCAGGTCGATGTGGGTGATTTTCAACTGCACTTTCACCTGGCGGTAAGCTTCGCCGCCCGGGTTGGCGCTGCCTGGCGCTGCGCGTATTTCGCCGATGGCTTCGGCGGTGCCGGGCAAACCTTTGTCGACATCGGTGTCGAGGTAGGCGGCAACGGCGCTGGTGACCGTGATGTCGACCGTATCACCGACCTTGAGGTTATCGAGGTTTTTCGCCTTGTCGGTCAATTGCACCGGGAACTCATTACCCTGCGGGCCTTTTAGAACCACGGAATGGTTCGCGGCATCAACCGAAACGACTTTGGTGGAGACCTGATCAGCCACCACGACTTCGGACAACGGAATTTCGGCGGCAACCGCGCCAAAACTGGCAGCAGATAACAAGGTAGCGAGGGTGATGGCTTTGGTCAGTGCATGGCGTTTCATAGGCAGAACATTCCCTGTGATAGATGGCAACAGACGGCGTTGAAACCGGACTCAACGCCATGTGTGCGAGTGAGCATAGACGCTGTTCTGCGAGTGGTCGCGCCGGGGCGGTGATTTTCCTTACGCGAGCGCCTAGTACCCGGTCATTTCCAGATAGCCCTGCCCTGCATGGCTGCCGCTGAGGCGCACCGGGCCTTCCCAGTAGGGAATGCGCAAGTCCATCCAGGACTGGGGATTGAGCGCGGTAATGGCGATATCGAGATGTCTGGCGGGGATTTTGATCGACCAGCGAATGGGCATTGTGCGCCCGGCAACCCGGGCGGTGTCTTGCGGCGCGAGGCTGATGTCGCCGGCGTGCAGCAATTGTGTCTGGCCCCGGGCGTCGATCCAGGTGCCGGTGAGGTAAGGCTCGCCGTCCTTGTGCCGCATGCGATACAGCATCACCTGCTCGCCGCTGTCCAGGTGCAGGGAAAACCAGTCCCAACCGGTCTGGTTGCTCGTCAGGGGCTGGCTGCTCCATTCGCGGTCGAGCCAGGCCGGGCCACTGACCTGAAAGGTCTTGCCGTCGATGTCCAGGGTGCCGCTGGCCTGGAAAAACGGCTGGCTGTAGTAGTAAGAGGCCTGACCCTGTTCGGATTTCTGGCTGAAGCCCCGATCCCCCTGAAGCACCAGCGGACCTGTCGAGGTCAACCGCAGCCGGTAGCTGAAACGCCGGTCGCGGGCACTGAGTAGCACGTCAGCCAACGGGGCGTCGGCCGTCGCCTGGCTGCGCAATTGCCAGTCGTCGATCCACGCATTGAACGGCGCGACGCTGACACCTGCCTGACCGACGCCGCCACGGGCATAACGTTCGGCCGCGTAATGCACCGTCGCCGAAGTCACCGCTGCGTGACCGAGCCAGATCGTCTGATTCTGCCAACCCGCCACCTCGGGGCTGGCTTTCAGGGCGCTGCGAAACAAGGTCCATTGCGCGCCGAACTCATTGCCCTGATCGTCCTTCAGGTTGGCCGTGACATACCACCATTCGATGCGAAAGCCCTCGTGGGGGCGGTGATCCGCCGGGAAGCTGAACACCCGTCCGGGCACCACCGGGGTGAACGCAGCGGCCTGGATACCCAGCCCGGCAAAGCCCTTTTCGACCGGATCCGGTTGATCGCAACCGCTCGCCAGCAGCGCCAGGAGCAACACGCAAGCGTTAATCCTCATGGGCAAATGTCCGCAGCAGGTCCGCCGGTTGCGTGCGGTACAAACGGTACAACGGCCAGGCCGAGGCCAGTAGCGTCGCCACCAGCGCCAGCCCCATCAATTGCATCAGTTGCAATGGAAACACCCGCAACGGCAGGCGCCAGCCAAAGGCCTGCACATTGATCACCGTGTCCAGGCACCACGCCAGGGCGATGCCCAACGGCAACGCCAGCACCAGGGTCAATATCGCCAGCAACCAGGTTTGCCCGAGGTTGAGCAACATCAAATGCCGACGCGTCACGCCCAGCGCCCACAGCGGCGCCAGTTGCCCGAGACGGCTCTGGCTTTGCGTCAACAGGCTGATGAACAGCGCCACCCCGGCCACGCACAGCGTCAGGCTGTTGAGCGCGGCGGTGGCGGCGAAGGTGCGTTCGAAAACTTGCGTGGACCAGCCCTTGAGCCGCGCCTGATCGACGATGCGGCTGTCCTCCAGGGTAAAACGCGCCTGCAGCGCCGTGACGAACGCCGGGATCGACGCCGGTTCGATGCGCAGGTTGAAGCGGTTCGGTGTCAGTTGCGGCCAGCCGCGCAACAGGTGGTTGATGTTCACCAGAATGTGGCCCTTGGGATTGCCATAGTCGGCATAGATCCCGACGATCCGCGGCGACCACGGGCCGGTGGGCGTCGACAGCGTCAGGTGGTCGCCCAGTTGCACGTGCAGGCGCCGGGCCAGTTGTTCGCTGAGCATCACCGCATCGTCTTTGGCCAGTCGCTCCCAAGGGTCGTCGCCCAAGGCCTCGAGCAGCGGCCAGTGCTGGCGATAGGTCGGGTGGTCGATGATCCCGGACAGGTCCGTCGGCCAGCCCTGCAACTGGATCGAAACCTGCCAGTTGGGCAACACCGCCGCCAGTTGCGGCTGCTGGTTGAGCCAGCCGTGCAGCTCCCGGGCCTGGGCCGGGTTCTGTGGATTGAGGTAGAGCTCGGCCGTCAGCCGTTGCTCGAGCCAATCGCTGAAGGTTTGGCGAAAGCCTGCAGTCATGCTGCCGGCACCGATATTCGCTGCCATGGCCAACAGCAGCGCCATCAACGCCAGGCTCAGGGCCGGCAGTTGCTGGCGGCAATCGGCGACAAACCACTGGCCGAGCACCGAGCGACTGCGCTGCGAAACGAGATTGAGCAGAGAACTGAGCACCACCGGCAAGGCCAGCGCGGCACCAATCAACAGTGCAGCCATCAACACGAAGCCACTGATAAGGCTGTCGCCGAAAATCAACGCCAGCAGCGCGATCACCCCGGCCATTGCCGCCACCCAACCCTGGCGTCGCAACCAGCGTGCATGGGCCTGATGCCAGGCCTGCGGGTCGGCCAGCGCCAGCAATGGCAGACGCGCCGCCCGCAACAGGCTGTTGGCCCCGGCCAGCAACGCGCCGATCAGACTCAAGCCGATACCACTGAACCACCACAACAGACTGAGGCTCAACTGCCCCGCCACTTCAGCGCCATACAAGCCACGCAGGCTGGCGGCGACATCGGGCAACAGCACGCCGGCCAGCAGGTAGCCGCTGACCACCCCAGCCACACCGCCGATCAGGGCCAATCCACCCAATTCGACGGCGAGACAAGCGATCAGCATCCGCGCACTCACACCGCAGGCACGCAGGGTTCGCAGCAAGCTTCGCCGTTGCTCCAGCGCCAGCCCGATGGCGGCGTGCACGATAAACAGGCCGACCACGAACGACAGCACCCCCAGGGCATCGAGGTTCAGGTGGAAGCTTTCGGTCAGGCGCGTCAGGTTGTTTTCTTCGCCGGCGCGCTTGAGTTGCAGTTGCCCCTTGAACGGCTCCGGCAGCGGTGCGGTGAAATCCTTCGGTAACAGCAGCCGCGACACTTGATCCGGCAACCCCAGAATCTGCTGGGCAAAACCGATGTCCACCAGCAGCACACCGGGCGCCATATCGGCCTGCACATGCAACGGCGGCAGTGCCGTGCCTGCCAGGTTCAGTGGCCGGTCACCCTCGCGCAAACCCAGTGCCTGCAAGGTCTGCGACGAGATCCAGGTACTGCCCGGCGGACTGAAAAAGCCAACCACCTGCTCAATCGCCAAGGCCTGCCCGGCCACCGCCGCGCCCGCCGGCAGCGACACCGGCTCGATGCCCATCAACTGCAAGCGCTGCCCTTCGTGCCCCTTGAGCGTGACCCGGCCTTGCAACACCGGTGACACCGGCCACCCCGCGCGCCGCAGATCGACAAACCATTGCTGGGGGAACGTGCCGCCACCGGGCGCGCTGAGGCTGGCCTGGGGTTCGCCGCCGATCAACTGACTGGCACGGGCATAGCTGTCGCGGGCCTGGCTGTTGAGTGCCTGGACGCCGGTCAACAGACCGGTGGCCAGCCACAACCCGGTCAGCACACTGAAAAACTGCACCGGGTGCTGCCGCCAGTGGCTGAGCAACGCGCGCAGGGTTTCGCTGAAAATGCGCATGTCAGCGCTCGCCCACACCGGCCAGACGACCGCCGCACAGCAGGGCTTTTTCTGCCAGCCGTGCCGCCACGCCGGGACTGTGGGTGACCATCAACAGGCTGGTGGGGCTGTCGTCGAGCAATTCCAGCAGCAACTGCAACACCTCGGCGCCGGTGGTTTCATCGAGGCTGCCGGTGGGCTCGTCGGCCAGCAGCAATTGGGGGCGCGATGCTAGCGCCCGGCCCAGTGCGACCCGTTGCTGCTGGCCGCCGGACAGTTGCTCCGGGTAGCGCCGCAGCAACTCGCCCAAGCCCAGGCGCTGCACCAGGTGCGCCTGCCAGCGCGGGTCATGGCGCCCCGCCAGGCGTGCCTGAATCGCCAGGTTGTCTTCGACCCGCAGGCTGCCGATCAGGTTGAATTGCTGGAACACCAGGCCGATTTCCGTACGGCGCCAGTTCGCCAGTTGCCCTTCATTCATCTGCTCCAGACGATGCTCGCCACTGCGGATGCTGCCGCGATCGACCTTGTCCAGCCCGGCGATCAGGTGGAGCAAAGTGCTTTTACCACTGCCCGACTCGCCCATCAGCGCCAGGCTGCTGCCGGGCCTGAGCGTCAGGTCGACGCCTTGCAACACCGGCAGTGGCCCCTGCGGTGTGGCGTAGCTTTTGAAAACGCCATGGACTTCAAGCATGGGTCAACCTGCTGGATATGCATGGCCCAAGGATAGCGGCCCTGAATGTTTTTTGTCCGTTGCTGATGATCGCCCCGCCCGAGCCCCGCCCTACCCTCGAAGCTGGTCTGACCATAACGATAAAAAACGGAGACGCCATGCCTCGTTTCACCTTGAGCCCTCGTGGGCTGCTCGCTTGCCTGATCACTGCCTGCCTTGCGCAATCGGTGGTCGCCGCCGACGGACCGGTCGCGGCCAGCCCGCAAACCACGGCCAGTAACGCCGCCGTGCTGCAACAACTGCCCTTCACCGACCGCACCGACTACGAGTCGGTCACCAAGGGTCTGATCGCGCCGTTCAAGGGTCAGGTCAAGGACGCCTCGGGCAAGGTCATCTGGGATATCCAGGCCTATGACTTCCTCGCCAAGGATAAGGCCCCGGAGTCGGTCAACCCGAGCCTCTGGCGCCTGGCCCAGCTCAGCGCCCATGCCGGATTGTTCGAAGTCAGCCCGCGGCTGTATCAGGTGCGCGGCCTTGATCTCGCCAACATGACCATCATCGAAGGCGACGACGGGCTGATCATCATCGACCCGCTGACCATGGCCGAAACCGCCAAGGCGGCGCTGGACCTGTACTACCAGAACCGTCCGCACAAACCGGTGGTGGCGGTGATCTACAGCCACACCCACGTCGACCACTTCGGCGGCGTGCGCGGGGTCATCGACGAAGCCGACGTCAAGGCGGGCAAGGTCAAGGTATTCGCCCCCGCCGGGTTCATGGAACACGTGATGAGCGAGAACGTCTACGCCGGCAACGCCATGAGCCGCCGCGCGCAGTTCCAGTTCGGCAGCCTGCTGCCCCGTGGCGAAAAAGGCCAGGTCGATGCTGGCCTGGGCAAGAGCACGCCGAGCGGCGGCACCGTCACCCTGATCCCGCCCACCGACCTGATCGACAAGGAACTGGAAACCCGCACCATCGCCGGCCTCGACGTGGAATTCCAGTTGACCCCGGGCACCGAAGCGCCGGCGGAGATGAACCTGTACCTGCCGCAATTGCGTGCGCTGTGCATGGCGGAAAACGCCACGCAAATGATGCACAACATCCTCACCCCGCGCGGCGCGCAAGTGCGTGACGCCAAGGCCTGGGCCGAGTACCTGGACGGCAGCCTGGCGCGTTACGGCGACAAGAGCGACGTGTTGTTCGCCCAGCACAACTGGCCGACCTGGGGCGGCGAACGCATCCGCACCTTCCTCGCCGACCAGCGCGACATGTACGCCTTCCTCAACGACCGCACCCTGCACCTGCTGAACCAGGGCCTGACGCCGCTGGAAATCGCCGACTCGATCAAGAAACTGCCCGGCAGCCTGGACCAGAAGTGGTACACCCGCGGCTACTACGGCTCACTGAGCTTCAACACCCGCGCGGTGTATCAGCGCTACATGGGTTTCTATGACGGTAACCCGGCCAACCTCAATCCGCTGCCGCCGGTAGAAACGGCCAAGCGTTCGGTCGAGGCCATGGGCGGCGAAGCGGCGGTGCTGGGGAAAATGCAGGCGGCAATGGCCAAGGGTGAATACCGCTGGGCCGCGCAACTGGGCAATCAGGTGCTGTTCGCCAACCCGGACAACGGCGACGCCCGCAAAGCCCAGGCCCAGGCGCTGGAGCAAATGGGCTATCAAAGTGAAAACGCCACCTGGCGCAACATGTACCTGAGCGGTGCCATGGAACTGCGCAACGGTGTGCCACCCAATGCGGGCACGTCGGTATCCGTGGACATGGTGCGGGCGATGAGCCCGCAGATGTTCTTCGACTTCCTGGCGGTGCGCCTGGACAGTGAAAAGGCCGTAGGCCGTGACCTGACCCTGAACTGGACCTTCGATGACCTGAACCAGGACTTCAACCTGACCCTGCGCAATGGCGTGCTGACCCACCGTGCCGGGCTCAATGCTCAGGCGGATGCCAGCGTGACCATGAGCAAGGCCACCCTGGAGCAGATCAGCCTCAAGCAACTGGATATCCCGTCGGCGATGCAGAAAGGCCTGATCAAGTTGCAGGGCAATGGCAAGAAGCTTGGGGAGTTGATGGGCAGCCTCGATACGTTTGCGCCGCAGTTCAATATCGTTACCCCGTGAAACCAGGCTCGCTGCCACAGGTCATTGCAATTTCTGTGGGAGCGAGCCTGCTCGCGATGGCTTTGTGTCAGGCGATGATAATTTTGTGGGTGTACATATCCGTTGCTGCGGTAACGGCCTCTGGCGGTTCCGCTCTTACAGCGGGTTACTTGGAAAAGCCCCAAGTAACCAAGGGCTCTTGCCCCTGACGTTCGGTGCCTCGCCAAGGCTCGGCATTCCCTCGCTCCGGTCCTGCTCCGTGGGCCCGCCGCCATCGGCCATCCATGGCCGGGGGCGGCTAACCCGGCATCCATGCCGGGTTGCCCACTGCGCAGAACCTGCGCTCGGCCTCTCGAGGGGGCAAGAAGATCAAAAGCCAAAGCAAAAGCAAAAGCAAAAGCAAAAGCGAGGCGGCCTGCTGGCCGGCCTGATCGCGGGGTTCGTTCGCCTGTGAGAATTGAGTCGGCTGGCAGGCCGTCATCGTCGGAACGCCGCCCGGACCAAGCTCGCTCCCACAGAAAAGCAAAAACACAGCAGCACGCACCACCGCGTCGCTCTTCACCACTCAACAGGCCGAGCGTTAGCTCGCCTGCAGCTCTTGATCTTGATCCACCCGCCCCCTCGGCAGGCTGAGTGGAGGTGTTCATCCGGGGATGGGCGCGCAGCGCCGTTCGACGCAGTCGAACCCATTGCATGTAGGTCGCGCGAAGCCGACCGGAGGGCAATGCCCCCGGATGAATGCCGGAGCGAAGGAACCCCGAGCCTTGGCGAGGGGCCGGACGTTCGGGGCGAGCGTTTTTTTGCTTACTTTTTTTAGGCGCTTGTAAAAAAAGTGAGTCGCCGTCAGGGCGAAACCGCCAGCGGCCATTACCGAAGAAACGGATATGTACACCCGTAAAAATCCACGCCGCCTGCCACACCGCTTTCGCGAGCAAGCCCGCTCCCACAGGATCCCGGTCGTACACAAAGATTGTGATCGACACAAATCCAATGTAGGAGCGACGGTGCGGTTCAGGCAGACACCACTTCAACCACCGGCATTTGCCAGCGCTGATTGACCACCTGCTGCCCAGGTCCATACAGGCGCAGGACCAGGGTAAACGCCCCGCTTGCCGGCGTCGGCAACCAGTTGCTCTGCTCTTGCGGGGCTGTGCTCTGCATGATTAGTGTCACGCCACCGTCCGCATCGCTTTGCAAATGATCCCGGCTGCTCAGGCAGTAGTGATTGATCGGGTTGGCCACCAGTTGCCGGTCCGGCAAGTCATACAGCGTCAGCGACCAGAACTCGCTGGCCGGCGGTAATTGACCCGGTGCGAAACGCAGGCGATAGCTTCGCCCGCCCTGCAAGGGTTGCCCCTGATTATCCAGGCGAGTGCCGGTGTAGAAGGCCTCTTCCACGCTGTTGCCGTAGATGCCGACATTCGCCGCGACTGCGCGGTTGAGGTAATTGCCGTTCAGCGCTTCGCGAGTGCCGAACAGGCCGAGGGTGGTGCGTACCTGGCTCACTGCGGCTTGCAACTGCGCCTGGGCGTCTTGAATCCCGGCGAGCAGTGCCTGACGTGTTGCTTGCGGCAACGTCGCCGGGTCGAAACCCTGACCGGGCACGATGCCGATCCGGGCAAAGCGTGCACGCAAGGCTTGCTCGGACGCTTGCGTGGGGCACAGGCTGAGGATCTGGTTCAGCGTCGCGATGAACTCCGGTCCCAGTCCGGTCTTGCTGTCCCAGGGTTGCCAGTCAATGGCTGGAGCAGCCAAGGGCGGTGCACTGCCGATGTATTCATGCAACGAACGCAAACCGTATTGCTGCTGCAAGGCACGCACCGCCGGCAGGTCCTCGGCGTTTTTCAGGCCCGTTCGCCCAAGCACCATGACGATTTCGGTTTCACTGCGCAGCACGGCCTTGACGCCGTCCGGTGTCGGACCTTGCCAGCCGGGTCCGACGATCAGGTAATTCCCCGCATCGCGACCGGTGCTGAGCACGCCGACATAGGCAAAGTTGTGGGTGTACTGGTCGACCAGTTGAAGCACGTAATAGCGCTCGTCATCGACCGCCGGCACGCTCAACACCTGGGGTTCGCTGCGCAGGTCGAGCCAGGCCCAGGAGTACGGCGTGTCGTTGTTCGGCGTGACGATGTCGCGGTTGTTCGGGGTGAACAACTCGCTGTAATGACGAAAGCGGTTAAAGCCGCCAACGTACTCTGGCGCGGCCGGGTTGAGCGCCTGTTTTTCCATGGTCTGGTAATGCATGAGCATGGGGTAGGCGTAAATCCACGCTTCTTTGGCAATCTGCCGCAGGTCATCGGAATCGGCGGCCAGCAACCAGCGTGGAAACATCAGGCTGCCGCCCAATACCCCCATGCTGCCCAGCACCCGGCGGCGACTGAAAATCAGGTTCATGATTCGATCCTCGTTATCGTCGGCAACTGATAACTCCCGTCCAATGCCCCGCCCTTGGGCAGGTACAGGCGCAATAGCAGGTTGAACGGACCTTGCGGCGTCGGCAGCCAGTTGCCCTGCGGCGCAGCCTTGGGCGCATCGGCTTGCAGGATCAGGGTCAAGCCGCCGTCGGCATCGTATTGTAGACCAGGGCTGCGATCGCCCAGGGCGTAACGCTGGATCGGGTTGGCCACCAGCAACTGGGTTTTACCGTCATACAGGGTCAGCGACCAGAACGCATTCACTGGTGGCAATAGCCCGGCGGAAAAATGCAGGCGATAAGCGTGCTGGCCGGTGAGCGCCTGCCCCTCGGCATCGTGCAACGCCATCGGGTACAGCGCTTCCACCGCATCGTTGGCGTAGATGTAGCGCCAGGCGACCGCGGCACGGGTCAGGTCATCGTCGCCGTATTTGCCGACGTTGGACGGCGACGGCAACCAGCCCTGCTGTTCCACCGACAGCTGGCTGGAGGCTGCGCGTACTTGTTCGCGACCGGCCTCGGCGCCTTGGGCGACGGCTTCGATCAAGTCCGCCGGGGCCTGGAATCCGGTCCCCGGCTTCACGCCGATGGCGGAGAAACGGGCCAGCTTCTTTTGCTCTATGGCGGTCCATTGGTGCAAGGTTGCCAGCGCGTTGAAGGTGTTGAACAGCGCCTGCGCCGACCCTTGTTTAGTGTCCGTGTAGGCTGGCAGTTGCAGCGGTGCCAAGGGTTCAGGGGCCGTGCTGCCATTGACTTTGGACAGCGGTTGCAAGGCGTAGCCCTTCAGCACTTGCGCGGCGTCTTTCTGATCCGCTTCGCCCTTGACCTCGGTCCGTCCCAACAGGAAGACCAGCCGGCTCGGTGAGCGAATCACCGCGCTGAAACCCGATGGCACTGGCCCCTTCCAGTCCGGCCCGACAATCAGGTAACGCCCCGCCTGCTCCCCCGTGGCGCGGGTGCCGATGTAGTCGAGGTTGTCGGTGCGCATGTCCACCAGTTGAAAGCTGTAGTAGCGACCTTGCACGGCCGGTACGTCCAGCACCATCGGTTCGCTGCGCAGATCGAGCAAGGCGCGGGAATAGAAGGTGTCGTTGTTCGGCGACACCACTTTGTTGTCTTGCGGGCCGAGCAGGCGCGGCTCGCTGTAGAGGCGGTTGAACGGCAGGCTCGCGGCGATGGCGCTGAGCACCTTGTCGTGTTCGACGGTGGCGTAGGCGAACACGTAGGCCTCCTGCGCCAGGGCTTTCGCCTGCTGTTGATCGAGGGTTGCGGCGTGAACAGTGCCCAGGCTCGCGCCCAGGGCGAGAGCGGATATCCAGTAGCGCATGGCAGATCTCCTTTCAGATAAACATCAATACACCGGCCCCTGTGGGAGCGAGCCTGCTCGCGAAAGCGGCGTGTCAGGCAACCTACAAGTCGACTGGCATGCCCTCTTCGCGAGCAGGCTCGCTCCCACATTGAGAAAGCGGTGTGCCAGGCATTTCCGGAATCACTGACACGCCGCCTTCGCGAGCAAGCCCGCTCCCACATTGGATTTACGGTGGATTGGCGAATGGTTACTTGGCCCAGCGCCGCAGGTCCGACGGGGTGTAGTCGTCGGTCTTGGCGGCGAAGCCCACGCGCATCGGCTCGGTCTCTTCGTTGGCCAGGCCGCCGGCGTAGTAGCGTCCGGAGATCAGGTCATAGGAG includes:
- a CDS encoding lipocalin-like domain-containing protein, whose amino-acid sequence is MRINACVLLLALLASGCDQPDPVEKGFAGLGIQAAAFTPVVPGRVFSFPADHRPHEGFRIEWWYVTANLKDDQGNEFGAQWTLFRSALKASPEVAGWQNQTIWLGHAAVTSATVHYAAERYARGGVGQAGVSVAPFNAWIDDWQLRSQATADAPLADVLLSARDRRFSYRLRLTSTGPLVLQGDRGFSQKSEQGQASYYYSQPFFQASGTLDIDGKTFQVSGPAWLDREWSSQPLTSNQTGWDWFSLHLDSGEQVMLYRMRHKDGEPYLTGTWIDARGQTQLLHAGDISLAPQDTARVAGRTMPIRWSIKIPARHLDIAITALNPQSWMDLRIPYWEGPVRLSGSHAGQGYLEMTGY
- a CDS encoding FtsX-like permease family protein produces the protein MRIFSETLRALLSHWRQHPVQFFSVLTGLWLATGLLTGVQALNSQARDSYARASQLIGGEPQASLSAPGGGTFPQQWFVDLRRAGWPVSPVLQGRVTLKGHEGQRLQLMGIEPVSLPAGAAVAGQALAIEQVVGFFSPPGSTWISSQTLQALGLREGDRPLNLAGTALPPLHVQADMAPGVLLVDIGFAQQILGLPDQVSRLLLPKDFTAPLPEPFKGQLQLKRAGEENNLTRLTESFHLNLDALGVLSFVVGLFIVHAAIGLALEQRRSLLRTLRACGVSARMLIACLAVELGGLALIGGVAGVVSGYLLAGVLLPDVAASLRGLYGAEVAGQLSLSLLWWFSGIGLSLIGALLAGANSLLRAARLPLLALADPQAWHQAHARWLRRQGWVAAMAGVIALLALIFGDSLISGFVLMAALLIGAALALPVVLSSLLNLVSQRSRSVLGQWFVADCRQQLPALSLALMALLLAMAANIGAGSMTAGFRQTFSDWLEQRLTAELYLNPQNPAQARELHGWLNQQPQLAAVLPNWQVSIQLQGWPTDLSGIIDHPTYRQHWPLLEALGDDPWERLAKDDAVMLSEQLARRLHVQLGDHLTLSTPTGPWSPRIVGIYADYGNPKGHILVNINHLLRGWPQLTPNRFNLRIEPASIPAFVTALQARFTLEDSRIVDQARLKGWSTQVFERTFAATAALNSLTLCVAGVALFISLLTQSQSRLGQLAPLWALGVTRRHLMLLNLGQTWLLAILTLVLALPLGIALAWCLDTVINVQAFGWRLPLRVFPLQLMQLMGLALVATLLASAWPLYRLYRTQPADLLRTFAHED
- a CDS encoding ABC transporter ATP-binding protein — protein: MLEVHGVFKSYATPQGPLPVLQGVDLTLRPGSSLALMGESGSGKSTLLHLIAGLDKVDRGSIRSGEHRLEQMNEGQLANWRRTEIGLVFQQFNLIGSLRVEDNLAIQARLAGRHDPRWQAHLVQRLGLGELLRRYPEQLSGGQQQRVALGRALASRPQLLLADEPTGSLDETTGAEVLQLLLELLDDSPTSLLMVTHSPGVAARLAEKALLCGGRLAGVGER
- a CDS encoding alkyl sulfatase dimerization domain-containing protein produces the protein MPRFTLSPRGLLACLITACLAQSVVAADGPVAASPQTTASNAAVLQQLPFTDRTDYESVTKGLIAPFKGQVKDASGKVIWDIQAYDFLAKDKAPESVNPSLWRLAQLSAHAGLFEVSPRLYQVRGLDLANMTIIEGDDGLIIIDPLTMAETAKAALDLYYQNRPHKPVVAVIYSHTHVDHFGGVRGVIDEADVKAGKVKVFAPAGFMEHVMSENVYAGNAMSRRAQFQFGSLLPRGEKGQVDAGLGKSTPSGGTVTLIPPTDLIDKELETRTIAGLDVEFQLTPGTEAPAEMNLYLPQLRALCMAENATQMMHNILTPRGAQVRDAKAWAEYLDGSLARYGDKSDVLFAQHNWPTWGGERIRTFLADQRDMYAFLNDRTLHLLNQGLTPLEIADSIKKLPGSLDQKWYTRGYYGSLSFNTRAVYQRYMGFYDGNPANLNPLPPVETAKRSVEAMGGEAAVLGKMQAAMAKGEYRWAAQLGNQVLFANPDNGDARKAQAQALEQMGYQSENATWRNMYLSGAMELRNGVPPNAGTSVSVDMVRAMSPQMFFDFLAVRLDSEKAVGRDLTLNWTFDDLNQDFNLTLRNGVLTHRAGLNAQADASVTMSKATLEQISLKQLDIPSAMQKGLIKLQGNGKKLGELMGSLDTFAPQFNIVTP
- a CDS encoding DUF1254 domain-containing protein, which encodes MNLIFSRRRVLGSMGVLGGSLMFPRWLLAADSDDLRQIAKEAWIYAYPMLMHYQTMEKQALNPAAPEYVGGFNRFRHYSELFTPNNRDIVTPNNDTPYSWAWLDLRSEPQVLSVPAVDDERYYVLQLVDQYTHNFAYVGVLSTGRDAGNYLIVGPGWQGPTPDGVKAVLRSETEIVMVLGRTGLKNAEDLPAVRALQQQYGLRSLHEYIGSAPPLAAPAIDWQPWDSKTGLGPEFIATLNQILSLCPTQASEQALRARFARIGIVPGQGFDPATLPQATRQALLAGIQDAQAQLQAAVSQVRTTLGLFGTREALNGNYLNRAVAANVGIYGNSVEEAFYTGTRLDNQGQPLQGGRSYRLRFAPGQLPPASEFWSLTLYDLPDRQLVANPINHYCLSSRDHLQSDADGGVTLIMQSTAPQEQSNWLPTPASGAFTLVLRLYGPGQQVVNQRWQMPVVEVVSA
- a CDS encoding DUF1254 domain-containing protein encodes the protein MRYWISALALGASLGTVHAATLDQQQAKALAQEAYVFAYATVEHDKVLSAIAASLPFNRLYSEPRLLGPQDNKVVSPNNDTFYSRALLDLRSEPMVLDVPAVQGRYYSFQLVDMRTDNLDYIGTRATGEQAGRYLIVGPDWKGPVPSGFSAVIRSPSRLVFLLGRTEVKGEADQKDAAQVLKGYALQPLSKVNGSTAPEPLAPLQLPAYTDTKQGSAQALFNTFNALATLHQWTAIEQKKLARFSAIGVKPGTGFQAPADLIEAVAQGAEAGREQVRAASSQLSVEQQGWLPSPSNVGKYGDDDLTRAAVAWRYIYANDAVEALYPMALHDAEGQALTGQHAYRLHFSAGLLPPVNAFWSLTLYDGKTQLLVANPIQRYALGDRSPGLQYDADGGLTLILQADAPKAAPQGNWLPTPQGPFNLLLRLYLPKGGALDGSYQLPTITRIES